The Amphiura filiformis chromosome 8, Afil_fr2py, whole genome shotgun sequence genomic sequence CAAGTTACAATTTACAAGATGCAAATTACAATTCACAAGATGCAAATTACAATTGACAGGATACAAATTAAAAGATACAATTTACAAGATGCAAATTACAATTGGCAAGACGCAAATTACAATTTACAAGACACAAATTACAGTTTACAAGACGCAAATTACAATTTACAAGACGCAAATTACAATTGACAAGATGCAAATTACAATTGACAAGATACAAATTACAATTTACAAGATGCAAATTACAATTTACAAGACGCAAATTACAATTTACACGATGCAAATTACAATTTACAAGATGTAAATTACAATTTACAAGATGCAAATAAGAATtgataaaatgaaaataagaatTGACAAGATGCAAATAAGAATTGACAAGACGCAAGTTACAATTGACAAGATACAAATCACAATTTACAAGATACAAATTACAATTTACAAGACACAGGTTACATTTTAtaagacacattacaacttacAATACACAAATTACAATTTATAAGACACAAATTACATTTTATAAGACACAAATTACAAGTGACAAGATGCAATTTACAATTTACACGACGCAAGTTACAATTTACAAGATACAAATTATAATTTACAAGACACAAATTACAGTTTATAAGACACAAATTACAATTTACAAGACACAAATTACAATTTACAAGACACAAATTACAATTTGATTACAATTTGCAAGACAAGTTACAATTTTCAAGACATACATTACAATTTACACGACACAAATGACCATTTACAAGATACATTGACCATTTACAGTGCTCCTCTCCAAGATATCATTACTTCCTATGGCATTTCAACAGTAGCATACGCTGATGATACTCAACTTTACATTACATTTAAACCAGAAGATCGTGAACATGCTATCCGTGTTCTTGAGAAATGTATCGCTGAAGTGAGGCGATGGGCCGTTGATAATAGGCTGGTGTTAAACGACGCCAAAACCGAGCTTCTTTATATCCGTTCTCGGTTCACCACCGTCAACATGCCTTCACCGTTTTTAGTCATAGGCGATTCCGTCATCTCCCTTCATCTTGTGCACGGAATCTTGGCGCCATATTCGACTCCAACCTCTGCATGAAGGATCATATTGACAGTATCTGCAGGTCTGCTATGGCGGCCATACGGAAAATAGGGCAAATACGTCATTTCATCGACGACGATACTGCTGCCAAATTAGTTCACGCTTTTGTCACCTCTCGGCTGGACTCCTGCAACGCCTTAGTCTATGGTCTTCCTGATTCCttcatcacaaaacttcagctgATTCAGAACACGGCAGCCCGGTTAGTCGCTCGCACTCCTCGATCTCAGCACATTACCCCAGTCTTACAATCGCTTCATTGGCTTCCCATCAAGAAACGTGCAGCTTACAAGATCTTGCTCATGACATACAAGGCTCTCAATCAACTCGCCCCTCAATACATCTCCGATATCGTCACTTACTACAAACCAGTTCGCAATCTTCGTTCATCAAACAAGTTATCTCTGACTGTCACAAGTCGACCATCAACCAAATTCTATGGTGAGCGTGCATTTGTGTATGCAGCTCCTTCACTCTGGAACAATCTACCGCTTCAAGTTCGCTCTTCTATTACGGTGTCGTCCTTCAAGAGTCGTCTGAAGACAcatctttttaatatttaattaattttgttttcaaccCTGCCTGTTTTCCATCTCACAGGAGCGAGATGCTGATCATCTcgctgagagtgatgtgctggtaacctctcctctccagggttATCATTTATGCGTGTTACTTCTGCTTTGTTTATGGCCCTGCTGCATTTGATTGAGCGACTTGCTGATGAAGCCGCTGAGAGTGaagtgctggcaacctctcctctccagcaGGGCCCCCGCCGGTCGGGTTTGTTATTTTCGCGTTTTGATTCTGCGGGCCAAATCCACGCTTTTAAATCAAATGTTTctattatatatatatgtatcgatgtaaatttgttaatgatatttaatttgtatattgTGAAATTGCTGTTTTTGAATTATTATGTCTTCACATTGGGACCTGGATCACTATTTGAGTCTCTGGCGTGTTTTGCTCGGGGACAAATTTTTGTCTGGCTCGGGTGGACGATTGTTTGTCATGTGCTGGTCAACGGTTGTCTACCTTGGTCTGTCGGGGTGATTTCTGTGGGCTTCAAATTTTCAGGGGATTCGGGTAGTGATTTGGATTTTAGTGTGTTGTTTATAATTATCATGCTTTTGTTCATTATATGATATGCTATTATGTTTCTCTTATCAAGTGTAACTGCTTTATAATGTTTCTAATGTGTTTTCTATAATTaatttgtattggttgtattatgcCTTATAGAATATGtacttttgtagtttttgcataATGTATTAGTTGTTTAGTTCTCTGTTCAGCGCATTGAGGCCTGGcataatgcgctttataaatttatttatttatttatttatttatttatacaaattgcaATTTACACGATATAAATTACAATTtacatgaaacaaattataatttACAAGACACAAATTACAGTTTATAAGACATAAAGAATAATTTACAAGACGCAAATTACAATTAACAAGACACATATTACAATTAACAAGATACAAACTATAATTTACAAGATAGAAATCACAATTTACAAGATACAAGGCTTAGACTTTATAAATTGGTGAAGTTGtggttattttttaaatatgcacTTATCAAAAGAATTATATAAAGTAAAATAACAATAATTTCAATATTCAGACACACGCATCATATTATCATATCCTATGTTTccaaaaatgctgatatattcatctgatccTTTAAATCTTTTGAGTGTATCTATACCATACAAAGACCTTGTTGTATGTGTTTGAGTGGAGGGGAGAGGGGAGGTGCGTGTATCTGAATGTTGAAGTTAATGTTGTTTATACTTTATATAATTCAAACTAGCAAGTAACGGTTGGGCATATTCCATTTGgagaactatactgcgccaataaagtatccttacagtaggaaaaataatcacaatttccaaactgaacaatattggggtaaatttgtaatCATGCACATTCAGTCAACCGGCCGGTCACAGATTATAGGCCTTGGTTTCTTTTTTCTGAGTGCATCTGACTTGGTCTATACTctgtgaaattgtacaaattaaGTGGAGATAaccttgtatttatttaattttgcaatGCTATTAATTTTCGAATGACAAATAATAAAGGTTTTCTGGTTGTAAAGGGTCCAATCTATCATTACCAGATTTCACTTTAGCGAAAATGAgtgaagaaatgtgatttttggaacaaaacagATTGCTCAATTTTTGGGTACAAAGTCGGGTAGTTTTTTGTCTTAAAGAATACCTCCAGCAGACAGATACTTCTGGTTTTTTCAGTGTACAAACTTTACATCATTCCTTCCAAAAGCCATGAAAATTATATCATATCAACGTTGCAAACGGTcaaatccacgaaaaaaaacaaaaaaacgcatataaaatattttgtcaaaattcgtcTGTGTGGAAGCCACGGAATCAATCAATATTGCTTTTGTAGTAGACAAGGACATAGAACCAATCGTGCGTGGAGTTTATACAGGCGCGTGAATTCAACCGATCGGAGTGACTCGTGGTATTCGGAAAACTGTGTAATATCAGACCTGCTACAACAAAACATGCATAAAGTCGCAATGGCTTTATTAGACAAAAATCCATCGTGATACTGCCCGACTTTGTCATGTTTATGAGGGTGCAGATTCCATAATATTCTATGGCGTAAAAAGCCGATCTAGTCGTAATTTTATATACTTTCACTTCCATTTTTGTCCTAATGAAAACTGTTGAACACTTCTGATTTTGTTATTAACTGACAGATCAATGTTTTATGAGCAATTTACCTATGGTTATTTTCTAGGGAAGGTTGTAAACGGTCAGGTCCACGGTTTATTTGGGCACAGTTCATGAAACcttcaaatttatcatattatctTAACGCAattattttccagaaatattttatgaataccaGTTTTTTGCATGATAAGACAAGGAAAAACCTACAAACATACTTTTGAGGCTTTTAACACAACTGATGACTACTCCATAACTATCAGAAAATGGTTTTAAGATGGGCCTTTACTTCGGCAAACTTCGGAAAAATCAGTGCGGTGACTGGGTTGAGAAATTGCGAGCATAGAAACTGTGACCTCGTAATGCATAGATCGTGACCTGCCGTCTGACtgcattatgacaccacattgaatccaatgtgacttcaagaagcaaagttacaagaatTTGATtaaacgaaggtccagttttaaaagtgacaaactggcctattcaaaactccacagactagtcatctggtttgagagtggtgaattgctaatttatgtgtttggctttaattttaaaactaggaacaaaagaaaactgaaacaaaagaactgacaaataaaatgaaagttacaaaaagtacagagaagtaaaactgaaataaaaactgctttaaataacgcttcattgaagaaactgtgttgtctttgttgcgcttgttggaatctttagTGCGcgttgtataggccagtttgtcacaaactggaccttcgtctactcaattgcttgtaactttacttcttgaggtcacaatggattcaatgtggtacgataatgtgccggattagatagtgcatctattaaaaaacaaatgtaccccaatattgttcagttttgaaattgcgatgatttttccaagtgtaaggatactttattagCGCAGTATAGTATTAGGtctcatcagtggcgtagcgtgggtcatcatattggtgaggggcaccgaccatgatggggaggACACACTAGTGTAATTTTTCgcaatatttaattaaaaaaatcaagtccaagtcatttttttaaacatggtaaacatgttatttaattatcaattattaacATTCTTTTAAATTTGACTCATTTTACACAATTCGACATAAGTGTtgtcaataattgcataattaagtTTGTATCAACTGTTTTTATTgtcattgaccaatcatgttgcaaaataatgaaaaatacataaatttattattatcatttgtttAGGTGAACATTAATTTTGCAATTGCTTCATTAGGTTGACGCCGTATTTAATATAATTGTGAAAGATCCGGAAAGattccagaaatttcattttaacatgtttaaaggctATTATATGAGggttttggacagtatttttgtggggcgaagaatgttcttctgatatcaaataatgtagaTTTTTTtactacaaattttatggcaaattattaaaatttgatatttattaattttttgatatataacagtcctcgaagtaaaatttataaatcttacgatatgtacttaaagtgtatatatagctgggatgaaacgccgacgatcagttgaaaatgtatacctttcatattgaagatacacattctTTTCCCAAAAAGCCCTTTATAGTGTTTTTTGGGGAAAGaatgaatatcttcaatacgaaaggtcaaaaagtTTTTAGTTGATtttcagcttttcatcccagctataacatacacttaaagtacatattagatttataaagtttacttcaaggactgttaaatatcaaaaatatcaatgtgtttttgccgatatcgcgaatttcaaaaacaatcaaaattatttgatatcagaaggacattcttcgtattcagaatgcaattcgatatgtctgatgtgctctaaagtcccacaataaatactgtccaaacgttcataccccagcccttaagagaacATAAATTGCGTCAAATtatcatattgaaattagaaaatAATGTACCGTAATGATTCGCATAATGGCacgcatatatggtcgaatccaaccaaaagtgtccacgggccaaaaataaaagtccgaaataaaaatgtctccacaattttttccttttgcccattgattgatgacatattggccttataggaaccaaaagtgccattactaatcttgaaaaataaatccaggacgtgtgatagtaaatgtgatatcaaaacccaatgttacctacgaataccactaggatgctttcactatcgcaatactaatcaacctaaaacaaatggaatattcccattaacgcttttttcgtgtaatgtagatcacagggtgtcaggaaaatgctagctcaaccagaaaatatttgtttttatttttataacgcgatcaatatgatcttagtcaatttatgctagtttatttttgaaaatgaattttaggtcagtttctgtattttatttatcaaatgagtatgaatcaatttacacattgtataagaacgagtatgatacatgttttcaagaatattgggaattatacgcatacacctaacgctttatacaatgaaaaggtgaataaacccgggtattcgtaggtaacatgagcaatttaacaatatctatattgagtttataggtttaaattttgctattatggtaatgaattaataaaagggtagtttttagatctctttcagatggtacgtccaaatgaattaATGCTATTACCtcagatcaaaattttttgatgcttttagcaagattttgaccaccacttcattttgatatacaagtagttaatcagcaattttacataataaataattgttgaatgaatccgtatatgggtaataatagtgtcctggggtaccgcttaaagtttttgacaattaatttccattggtagggacacttcattacacatgtcatgtattatgctgtattcgtaagtaacatttcagtatttgtaggtaagaattagacttttggtggatatcgcaatcaaaacttcattttataaagcactttgaatgtattattttctttatgtgcgtttattgatactttagaccctatcatgtattaataatgtcggttcacagcggttgaaagaggattgaagtaagaaacaaaggcactaaagtgactttaatttgcttaattgcacacaaatcgcttaaaaccgttattgcagacttgtgaagtccatcttggagtcagttacgtcttgtggcctttcgtttgagggcaactacaattagctttataccagggtccatgcatgtgttgtctagatcatgagacaatgagaacagtcgttttttccatggtattcgtaggtaaccttagcgaaaacgtcaaaagttaccttcgaataaatcaatttggacacaaattactcagaaaccagaaggtcggtaaacatttaaaatgaagcacacatgacagttgacaaatccaagtatttatcccttctaatcttctttgaatctgatttttctttcaaatgagcagaccgtcgtctatttcagtacatatttttcaccaattaagccgtattcagttttgcatggtgggcatgtatgtgaattcgcaactttcattgacatatgatttgatagcaaacatacaggccttcgttatgtaccaatatgggcattggcatgaatggcggtgtttcacaatactgtcatgatgtcaaagtgtattcgtaggtaacattcggttaccgaaatttacctacgaatatttgctttt encodes the following:
- the LOC140159677 gene encoding uncharacterized protein, whose amino-acid sequence is MAAIRKIGQIRHFIDDDTAAKLVHAFVTSRLDSCNALVYGLPDSFITKLQLIQNTAARLVARTPRSQHITPVLQSLHWLPIKKRAAYKILLMTYKALNQLAPQYISDIVTYYKPVRNLRSSNKLSLTVTSRPSTKFYGERAFVYAAPSLWNNLPLQVRSSITVSSFKSRLKTHLFNI